A single region of the Gasterosteus aculeatus chromosome 1, fGasAcu3.hap1.1, whole genome shotgun sequence genome encodes:
- the rcbtb1 gene encoding RCC1 and BTB domain-containing protein 1 isoform X1 yields the protein MTGGGQQSAHMQSTLPKVEETKKKLQTQTTVQCISWTVHNTGHTISVAMERCFSVSRDDSAPCSPPPPPRVLPSPFPPSSPLSALTASPQDGRLSFAGAMVDVSKWPLFSLLSTEELATVRQACVFGNSANEAIYITHANEVFVFGLNSSGCLGTGDSLSTIVPKKLDFLRGKKVASLSYGSGPHVLLATEDGQLFAWGHNSYSQLGNGTTNQGLSPLPVAINPLNKKVKEVACGSHHSVALTVDGEVFAWGYNNCGQIGSGSTANQPGPRKVTGCLQGKTAVGVTCGQTSSMALVDNGEVYGWGYNGNGQLGIGNNGNQLTPCRLAALQGMCMQQVVSGYSHCLALTDEGLLYAWGANTYGQLGTGNKSNHLSPVLIMAEKERIVEVAACHSTHTSAAKTQSGQVYMWGQCRGQSIVMPHLTHFTTTDDVFACFATPSVMWRLMSMEHDDFMTVAEALRKEFDSPETADLKFSVDGKCIHVHKAVLKIRCEHFRSMFRSQWTEDQQDVIEIGQFSYPVYRSFLRFLYTDTVDLPPEDAIGLLDLATSYCENRLKRLCQQIIKRGINVENAFTLLSAAIQYDAEDLEVFCFRFCVNHLTQVTQTGAFWQVDGAMLKEFISKASRCGAFKN from the exons ATGACCGGAGGGGGGCAGCAATCGGCACATATGCAGTCTACTCTGCCGAAAGTAGaagagacgaagaagaagctacaaacacaaacaaccgtTCAGTGCATCAGCTGGACCGTCCACAACACCGGGCACACGATTTCAG TTGCCATGGAGCGATGCTTTAG TGTCAGCAGGGATGATTCCGCTCCTtgctccccacctcctcctcctcgcgttCTCCCCTCTccatttcctccctcctctcccctgtcAGCCCTGACTGCCTCCCCACAAGACGGAAGGCTGAGTTTCGCGGGAGCCATGGTGGACGTCAGTAAGTGGCCCCTCTTTTCTCTGCTGAGCACCGAGGAACTGGCCACAGTCCGGCAGGCCTGCGTGTTCGGAAACTCTGCCAATGAAGCCATCTACATCACACACGCCAATGAG GTCTTTGTGTTTGGGTTGAACAGCAGTGGCTGCCTCGGCACAGGAGACAGTCTAAGCACCATTGTGCCGAAGAAACTGGACTTCCTGCGGGGGAAGAAGGTCGCCAGCCTCAGCTATGGAAGCGGGCCGCATGTCCTGTTGGCCACAGAGG aCGGACAGCTGTTTGCCTGGGGCCACAACAGCTACAGTCAGCTGGGGAATGGGACCACCAACCAGGGACTGTCGCCGCTGCCGGTCGCCATCAACCCACTGAACAAGAAAGTGAAGGAAGTGGCGTGCGGCTCGCATCACTCCGTGGCCCTCACTGTGGACGGAGAG gtCTTTGCGTGGGGTTATAACAACTGTGGCCAGATTGGCTCGGGCTCCACCGCCAACCAGCCCGGCCCCAGGAAGGTCACCGGCTGCCTGCAGGGCAAGACGGCGGTCGGCGTCACATGCGGACAGACCTCTTCCATGGCGCTGGTTGACAACGGAGAG GTTTACGGCTGGGGCTATAACGGGAACGGGCAGCTGGGCATCGGGAACAACGGCAACCAGCTGACGCCTTGCCGCCTCGCGGCCCTCCAGGGGATGTGCATGCAACAG GTGGTCTCGGGCTACAGCCACTGCCTGGCGCTGACTGACGAAGGGCTGCTGTACGCCTGGGGAGCCAACACCTACGGCCAACTGGGGACCGGCAACAAGAGCAACCACCTCAGCCCCGTGCTGATCATGGCGGAAAAAGAGAG GATTGTCGAGGTCGCAGCTTGCCATTCAACTCACACGTCAGCAGCCAAGACCCAAAGCGGTCAG GTGTACATGTGGGGTCAGTGTCGGGGTCAGTCCATCGTCATGCCACACCTCACTCACTTCACCACCACCGACGACGTCTTCGCCTGCTTCGCCACACCCTCCGTCATGTGGAGGCTCATGTCtatgg AGCACGACGACTTCATGACCGTCGCGGAGGCTCTGAGGAAAGAATTCGACAGCCCGGAGACGGCCGACCTCAAGTTCAGCGTCGACGGCAAATGCATTCACGTGCACAAGGCTGTGCTGAAGATcag GTGTGAGCATTTCCGCTCCATGTTCCGCTCCCAGTGGACCGAGGACCAGCAGGACGTGATCGAGATCGGCCAGTTCTCTTACCCCGTCTACAGGTCCTTCCTGCGGTTCCTCTACACGGACACCGTCGACCTGCCGCCCGAGGACGCCATCG gcctgtTGGACCTGGCCACCTCTTACTGTGAGAACCGTCTGAAACGCCTGTGTCAGCAGATCATCAAGCGAGGGATCAACGTGGAGAACGCCTTCACCTTGCTGTCTGCCGCCATACAATATGACGCCGAG GACCTGGAAGTGTTTTGTTTTCGGTTCTGCGTGAACCACCTCACTCAGGTGACTCAGACGGGAGCCTTCTGGCAGGTGGACGGAGCGATGCTGAAGGAGTTCATCAGCAAAGCCAGCCGCTGCGGGGCCTTCAAGAACTGA
- the rcbtb1 gene encoding RCC1 and BTB domain-containing protein 1 isoform X3: MVDVSKWPLFSLLSTEELATVRQACVFGNSANEAIYITHANEVFVFGLNSSGCLGTGDSLSTIVPKKLDFLRGKKVASLSYGSGPHVLLATEDGQLFAWGHNSYSQLGNGTTNQGLSPLPVAINPLNKKVKEVACGSHHSVALTVDGEVFAWGYNNCGQIGSGSTANQPGPRKVTGCLQGKTAVGVTCGQTSSMALVDNGEVYGWGYNGNGQLGIGNNGNQLTPCRLAALQGMCMQQVVSGYSHCLALTDEGLLYAWGANTYGQLGTGNKSNHLSPVLIMAEKERIVEVAACHSTHTSAAKTQSGQVYMWGQCRGQSIVMPHLTHFTTTDDVFACFATPSVMWRLMSMEHDDFMTVAEALRKEFDSPETADLKFSVDGKCIHVHKAVLKIRCEHFRSMFRSQWTEDQQDVIEIGQFSYPVYRSFLRFLYTDTVDLPPEDAIGLLDLATSYCENRLKRLCQQIIKRGINVENAFTLLSAAIQYDAEDLEVFCFRFCVNHLTQVTQTGAFWQVDGAMLKEFISKASRCGAFKN; this comes from the exons ATGGTGGACGTCAGTAAGTGGCCCCTCTTTTCTCTGCTGAGCACCGAGGAACTGGCCACAGTCCGGCAGGCCTGCGTGTTCGGAAACTCTGCCAATGAAGCCATCTACATCACACACGCCAATGAG GTCTTTGTGTTTGGGTTGAACAGCAGTGGCTGCCTCGGCACAGGAGACAGTCTAAGCACCATTGTGCCGAAGAAACTGGACTTCCTGCGGGGGAAGAAGGTCGCCAGCCTCAGCTATGGAAGCGGGCCGCATGTCCTGTTGGCCACAGAGG aCGGACAGCTGTTTGCCTGGGGCCACAACAGCTACAGTCAGCTGGGGAATGGGACCACCAACCAGGGACTGTCGCCGCTGCCGGTCGCCATCAACCCACTGAACAAGAAAGTGAAGGAAGTGGCGTGCGGCTCGCATCACTCCGTGGCCCTCACTGTGGACGGAGAG gtCTTTGCGTGGGGTTATAACAACTGTGGCCAGATTGGCTCGGGCTCCACCGCCAACCAGCCCGGCCCCAGGAAGGTCACCGGCTGCCTGCAGGGCAAGACGGCGGTCGGCGTCACATGCGGACAGACCTCTTCCATGGCGCTGGTTGACAACGGAGAG GTTTACGGCTGGGGCTATAACGGGAACGGGCAGCTGGGCATCGGGAACAACGGCAACCAGCTGACGCCTTGCCGCCTCGCGGCCCTCCAGGGGATGTGCATGCAACAG GTGGTCTCGGGCTACAGCCACTGCCTGGCGCTGACTGACGAAGGGCTGCTGTACGCCTGGGGAGCCAACACCTACGGCCAACTGGGGACCGGCAACAAGAGCAACCACCTCAGCCCCGTGCTGATCATGGCGGAAAAAGAGAG GATTGTCGAGGTCGCAGCTTGCCATTCAACTCACACGTCAGCAGCCAAGACCCAAAGCGGTCAG GTGTACATGTGGGGTCAGTGTCGGGGTCAGTCCATCGTCATGCCACACCTCACTCACTTCACCACCACCGACGACGTCTTCGCCTGCTTCGCCACACCCTCCGTCATGTGGAGGCTCATGTCtatgg AGCACGACGACTTCATGACCGTCGCGGAGGCTCTGAGGAAAGAATTCGACAGCCCGGAGACGGCCGACCTCAAGTTCAGCGTCGACGGCAAATGCATTCACGTGCACAAGGCTGTGCTGAAGATcag GTGTGAGCATTTCCGCTCCATGTTCCGCTCCCAGTGGACCGAGGACCAGCAGGACGTGATCGAGATCGGCCAGTTCTCTTACCCCGTCTACAGGTCCTTCCTGCGGTTCCTCTACACGGACACCGTCGACCTGCCGCCCGAGGACGCCATCG gcctgtTGGACCTGGCCACCTCTTACTGTGAGAACCGTCTGAAACGCCTGTGTCAGCAGATCATCAAGCGAGGGATCAACGTGGAGAACGCCTTCACCTTGCTGTCTGCCGCCATACAATATGACGCCGAG GACCTGGAAGTGTTTTGTTTTCGGTTCTGCGTGAACCACCTCACTCAGGTGACTCAGACGGGAGCCTTCTGGCAGGTGGACGGAGCGATGCTGAAGGAGTTCATCAGCAAAGCCAGCCGCTGCGGGGCCTTCAAGAACTGA
- the rcbtb1 gene encoding RCC1 and BTB domain-containing protein 1 isoform X2 — protein sequence MTGGGQQSAHMQSTLPKVEETKKKLQTQTTVQCISWTVHNTGHTISVAMERCFSVSRDDSAPCSPPPPPRVLPSPFPPSSPLSALTASPQDGRLSFAGAMVDVSKWPLFSLLSTEELATVRQACVFGNSANEAIYITHANEVFVFGLNSSGCLGTGDSLSTIVPKKLDFLRGKKVASLSYGSGPHVLLATEDGQLFAWGHNSYSQLGNGTTNQGLSPLPVAINPLNKKVKEVACGSHHSVALTVDGEVFAWGYNNCGQIGSGSTANQPGPRKVTGCLQGKTAVGVTCGQTSSMALVDNGEVYGWGYNGNGQLGIGNNGNQLTPCRLAALQGMCMQQVVSGYSHCLALTDEGLLYAWGANTYGQLGTGNKSNHLSPVLIMAEKERIVEVAACHSTHTSAAKTQSGQVYMWGQCRGQSIVMPHLTHFTTTDDVFACFATPSVMWRLMSMEHDDFMTVAEALRKEFDSPETADLKFSVDGKCIHVHKAVLKIRCEHFRSMFRSQWTEDQQDVIEIGQFSYPVYRSFLRFLYTDTVDLPPEDAIDHQARDQRGERLHLAVCRHTI from the exons ATGACCGGAGGGGGGCAGCAATCGGCACATATGCAGTCTACTCTGCCGAAAGTAGaagagacgaagaagaagctacaaacacaaacaaccgtTCAGTGCATCAGCTGGACCGTCCACAACACCGGGCACACGATTTCAG TTGCCATGGAGCGATGCTTTAG TGTCAGCAGGGATGATTCCGCTCCTtgctccccacctcctcctcctcgcgttCTCCCCTCTccatttcctccctcctctcccctgtcAGCCCTGACTGCCTCCCCACAAGACGGAAGGCTGAGTTTCGCGGGAGCCATGGTGGACGTCAGTAAGTGGCCCCTCTTTTCTCTGCTGAGCACCGAGGAACTGGCCACAGTCCGGCAGGCCTGCGTGTTCGGAAACTCTGCCAATGAAGCCATCTACATCACACACGCCAATGAG GTCTTTGTGTTTGGGTTGAACAGCAGTGGCTGCCTCGGCACAGGAGACAGTCTAAGCACCATTGTGCCGAAGAAACTGGACTTCCTGCGGGGGAAGAAGGTCGCCAGCCTCAGCTATGGAAGCGGGCCGCATGTCCTGTTGGCCACAGAGG aCGGACAGCTGTTTGCCTGGGGCCACAACAGCTACAGTCAGCTGGGGAATGGGACCACCAACCAGGGACTGTCGCCGCTGCCGGTCGCCATCAACCCACTGAACAAGAAAGTGAAGGAAGTGGCGTGCGGCTCGCATCACTCCGTGGCCCTCACTGTGGACGGAGAG gtCTTTGCGTGGGGTTATAACAACTGTGGCCAGATTGGCTCGGGCTCCACCGCCAACCAGCCCGGCCCCAGGAAGGTCACCGGCTGCCTGCAGGGCAAGACGGCGGTCGGCGTCACATGCGGACAGACCTCTTCCATGGCGCTGGTTGACAACGGAGAG GTTTACGGCTGGGGCTATAACGGGAACGGGCAGCTGGGCATCGGGAACAACGGCAACCAGCTGACGCCTTGCCGCCTCGCGGCCCTCCAGGGGATGTGCATGCAACAG GTGGTCTCGGGCTACAGCCACTGCCTGGCGCTGACTGACGAAGGGCTGCTGTACGCCTGGGGAGCCAACACCTACGGCCAACTGGGGACCGGCAACAAGAGCAACCACCTCAGCCCCGTGCTGATCATGGCGGAAAAAGAGAG GATTGTCGAGGTCGCAGCTTGCCATTCAACTCACACGTCAGCAGCCAAGACCCAAAGCGGTCAG GTGTACATGTGGGGTCAGTGTCGGGGTCAGTCCATCGTCATGCCACACCTCACTCACTTCACCACCACCGACGACGTCTTCGCCTGCTTCGCCACACCCTCCGTCATGTGGAGGCTCATGTCtatgg AGCACGACGACTTCATGACCGTCGCGGAGGCTCTGAGGAAAGAATTCGACAGCCCGGAGACGGCCGACCTCAAGTTCAGCGTCGACGGCAAATGCATTCACGTGCACAAGGCTGTGCTGAAGATcag GTGTGAGCATTTCCGCTCCATGTTCCGCTCCCAGTGGACCGAGGACCAGCAGGACGTGATCGAGATCGGCCAGTTCTCTTACCCCGTCTACAGGTCCTTCCTGCGGTTCCTCTACACGGACACCGTCGACCTGCCGCCCGAGGACGCCATCG ATCATCAAGCGAGGGATCAACGTGGAGAACGCCTTCACCTTGCTGTCTGCCGCCATACAATATGA